One Vidua chalybeata isolate OUT-0048 chromosome 13, bVidCha1 merged haplotype, whole genome shotgun sequence genomic window carries:
- the ALPK3 gene encoding alpha-protein kinase 3 isoform X2 encodes MSSTRRALSGLYGRGTSHIDGAEEAESAAWASRPDRRSYLLGIRPQNRSTFCAIISQLTEETQPLFETTIKSRAVSEDSDAKFTCIVTGYPQPEVTWYKDDEEMDRYCGLPKYEIFRHGNRHTLQLYKCREEDAGIYQASARNNKGIVSCSGVLEVGTMTEFKIHQKWFDKIKRKAEEKMQEIEQGKKRGKENVEVEKLQGMSPERLQRKRRLARDQNLRSGDSSWEKEDAAKVHVADSQSRLHKDIAETKEQPLSAMPGFPNKLVAPLKAEVTTNGDATLESGENGNNFLTYIYETVEDLATKPGAKDSAAKKKKKVEAPSAPRQEASKREESGRDRANPSANPRFAPPVPLRRNARLRAANDQEVETSPKLKEPGKAVKQDTKPNDDMYFSLKDMYFDKQVKPAAEKEEMGAKEEAGSEAALQPVAASRQAEDASLASEVLEAGPVLSEGQRGQQQEQKLEGSKEVAARVGQSPGDLKHPLSSPTKETSQQASKLEEVRKEMPDCQETRGAVKRTNPRFRPQEPPKPPARSPDHVQSGKEHPPPRKQAERHSRALEDRETQQGLLNQENKSQGGEESLLKNLTPPEPGENTPLEQIPCQTVKDGKSKEARAQLSGSHPGVRTGGSHAAEPCLGAVHREAGGTPLGHQNTQNETAAPASVPLAKEEPLPAPAVRPSVAQEALLASNRSPGMEATAGEVPSGAQLLPPASGEMEITTIDGLAPREMFSAITSEKENAKPVPIGPQGKEGGLLTATAPCQEPAASAGTWEGVSEVQPQVPLILPDPERSQEMSVEEKMQHKNLVSSLKNYLLLLLKMSDSNKDATKEDTDSGDKEQLNAGEGMIPEIGIAGLSPRTSRKVLEKVQNNQLFQTAENLPLTPRTSRRITGMINEEFVTSKEMLACRPVPPKRRTWGAPEAKGPPPLSVPSIVVGSMPPAGVAPHPSDLPPVSSEESPADPLAALPCATPEELALGARRKIYLPKPKQVGVEEVATPESLGHTRSPTVSPRQSRKNASLLHSPASAPSSPSEQCSPTLMRKMATLEVPKLYEEPAGDTIGDEEVPGDAKPEAQPAESQSTNNPFKAPQVVRKIRAEQFSDASGNLKLWCQFFNILSDSKLTWYKDEIPVAEAQRSAGDEGQAALAVVQASQKDCGVYRCVISNEYGTDSTDFLLSPEVLSGFILREEIEVGEEIEMTPMVFAKGLADAGYWGDKLFGRVVSEDMEVGAGFLRKACRARAIYGLEPVFESGRTCVIKVHNFIVFGTKNENSLIEKNYDITIQECKVQNSSREYCKIFAAEARAVPDFGAVPEIIPLYLIYRPANNIPYATMEEDLGRPCEQYCVTERDGSLVARGTSEIVLKCCTFQHWVYQWTNGNILVTDMEGVGWKLTNVRIATNLKGYQGLKESCFPSLLEQFPAAHRCNHYCSILGLKMLEPAKPKGSKSPCLGRKSAQSSPQLQKKVLTSPQGTRKASVSPKSSRRSAETGEAPTACKPRSGESNRAGCPQ; translated from the exons GGTATCCACAGCCAGAGGTGACATGGTACAAGGATGATGAGGAAATGGATCGCTATTGTGGCTTACCCAAGTATGAGATATTCCGTCATGGAAACCGCCACACCCTGCAGCTCTACAA GTGCCGAGAAGAGGATGCAGGCATTTACCAGGCCTCAGCTAGAAATAACAAAGGCATTGTGTCCTGCTCTGGTGTGCTGGAAGTGGGAACCATGACAGAGTTTAAAATCCATCAGAAGTGGTTTGACAAAATCAAGAGAAAGGCTGAAGAAAAGATGCAAGAAATAGAACAGGGCAAGAAAcgaggaaaagaaaatgtggaagTGGAGAAGTTGCAAGGAATGAGCCCGGAACGGCTCCAGAGGAAGCGGAGGCTGGCTAGAGATCAGAATCTCCGGTCAGGAGACTCTTCATGGGAGAAGGAAGACGCAGCAAAAGTGCACGTTGCAGATTCACAGTCCAGGTTACACAAGGATATTGCCGAGACAAAGGAGCAGCCACTCAGTGCAATGCCAGGCTTCCCAAACAAACTAGTGGCACCTCTGAAAGCTGAGGTGACCACCAATGGAGACGCCACTTTGGAAAGTGGGGAGAACGGGAACAACTTTCTCACGTACATCTATGAGACAGTGGAGGACTTGGCAACCAAGCCAGGGGCAAAAGACTCTgcagctaaaaagaaaaagaaggtggAGGCTCCTTCAGCACCAAGACAGGAAGCTTCTAAGCGAGAAGAAAGTGGGAGAGACAGGGCCAATCCATCTGCAAATCCCAGGTTTGCTCCTCCTGTCCCCTTACGGAGGAATGCACGTTTACGAGCAGCAAATGATCAAGAAGTGGAAACTAGTCCAAAACTCAAAGAGCCTGGGAAAGCTGTGAAACAGGACACTAAACCTAATGATGACATGTACTTCTCTTTAAAGGACATGTATTTTGATAAGCAAGTGAAGCCAGCGGCAGAGAAGGAGGAGATGGGAGCCAAGGAGGAGGCCGGGAGTGaggctgccctgcagcctgtggcagCCAGCAGACAGGCAGAGGATGCTTCACTGGCCTCTGAGGTGTTGGAGGCAGGACCTGTGCTGTCCGAGGGTCAGAGAGGCCAGCAACAAGAACAGAAGTTGGAGGGAAGCAAAGAG gtTGCAGCAAGAGTTGGACAGTCTCCTGGTGACCTAAAGCATCCATTGTCCAGTCCAACCAAAGAGACCAGTCAGCAAGCCAGTAAGTTAGAGGAGGTCAGGAAAGAGATGCCTGATTGCCAGGAGACCAGGGGGGCTGTGAAAAGGACAAATCCTCGGTTTAGGCCTCAGGAGCCACCAAAGCCACCAGCACGCTCTCCAGACCATGTACAGTCTGGCAAGGAGCACCCACCCCCCAGGAAACAGGCAGAAAGACATTCCCGTGCTCTTGAGGACAGAGAGACTCAGCAAGGACTGTTAAATCAAGAGAACAAAAGCCAAGGTGGAGAAGAGTCATTGCTAAAAAATTTGACTCCTCCAGAACCTGGAGAAAACACTCCTCTTGAACAAATCCCATGTCAGACAGTCAAGGATGGGAAGAGCAAAGAGGCAAGAGCACAGTTGTCTGGGAGCCATCCTGGTGTGAGGACAGGAGGGAGTCATGCAGCAGAGCCATGTCTTGGGGCTGtgcacagggaggcaggagggacaCCTTTGGGCCATCAGAACAcccaaaatgaaacagcagctcctgcttcagTTCCTCTTGCCAAGGAAGAGCCgcttcctgctcctgcagtgaGACCATCAGTGGCTCAGGAGGCGCTGCTGGCATCTAATAGAAGTCCAGGGATGGAGGCCACTGCAGGAGAGGTCCCATCTggagcccagctgctgcctcctgcaagTGGAGAAATGGAAATCACAACAATAGATGGACTTGCCCCACGAGAGATGTTTTCAGCCATCACTTCAGAGAAGGAGAATGCTAAGCCAGTGCCCATAGGACCtcaagggaaggagggaggactCCTGACAGCCACAGCTCCATGCCAGGAACCAGCAGCATCTGCCGGGACTTGGGAAGGAGTCTCTGAGGTTCAGCCACAGGTACCGCTGATTCTGCCTGACCCCGAGAGATCTCAGGAGATGTCTGTGGAGGAGAAAATGCAGCACAAAAACCTGGTTTCCTCCTTAAAGAACTACCTGCTGCTACTTCTAAAAATGTCAGATAGCAATAAGGATGCCACAAAAGAGGACACTGACTCTGGAgacaaggagcagctgaatgCAGGGGAAGGCATGATCCCAGAGATAGGCATTGCTGGCCTTAGCCCTCGCACCTCAAGGAAAGTTTTGGAAAAAGTACAAAACAACCAGCTCTTCCAGACAGCAGAGAATTTGCCTCTGACCCCCAGGACATCCAGACGGATCACAGGAATGATTAATGAGGAATTTGTTACCAGCAAGGAGATGCTGGCTTGCAGGCCTGTGCCACCAAAGAGACGCACCTGGGGGGCTCCTGAAGCCAAGGGGCCACCCCCACTCTCAGTACCCTCCATTGTGGTGGGCAGCATGCCTCCAGCAGGAGTGGCTCCTCATCCTTCTGATTTGCCTCCAGTGAGCTCTGAAGAAAGCCCTGCTGACCCTCTGGCAGCGCTACCTTGTGCCACACCAGAAGAGCTTGCTTTGGGGGCCCGGCGCAAAATATACCTGCCAAAACCCAAACAGGTGGGGGTGGAAGAGGTGGCAACCCCAGAGAGCCTGGGGCACACAAGAAGTCCAACTGTTTCACCACGGCAATCCAGGAAGAATGCATCCCTGTTGCATTCTCCTGCCTCAGCTCCATCCTCTCCCTCAGAGCAGTGTTCTCCAACCCTCATGAGGAAGATGGCCACGTTGGAGGTTCCTAAGCTGTATGAGGAGCCTGCGGGTGACACCATTGGTGATGAAGAGGTCCCTGGAGATGCTAAGCCAGAAGCACAGCCAGCAGAGTCCCAGAGTACAAATAACCCATTTAAAG CTCCACAGGTGGTCCGTAAGATCAGGGCAGAACAATTTTCTGATGCATCAGGAAACTTGAAACTTTGGTGCCAGTTCTTCAATATATTGAGCGATTCCAAGCTGACGTGGTACAAGGATGAGATCCCTGTAGCTGAAGCCCAAAGGAG tgctggCGATGAGGGCCAGGCAGCTTTGGCTGTTGTGCAGGCATCCCAGAAGGATTGCGGAGTCTATCGGTGTGTGATCAGCAACGAGTATGGCACAGACTCCACAGATTTCCTGCTCAGCCCAGAAG TGTTGTCAGGATTTATCCTGCGGGAAGAGATTGAAG TTGGAGAGGAGATCGAGATGACACCCATGGTGTTTGCCAAGGGTTTGGCTGATGCAGGCTATTGGGGGGATAAGCTCTTCGGGCGCGTGGTGAGCGAGGACATGGAAGTGGGTGCTGGTTTCCTGCGCAAAGCCTGCCGTGCCAGAGCCATCTACGGCCTGGAGCCTGTCTTCGAGTCCGGCCGCACCTGCGTTATCAAAGTGCACAATTTCATCGTCTTTGGGACCAAGAATGAGAACAGCCTTATCGAGAAGAACTATGATATCACCATCCAG GAATGTAAAGTCCAAAACTCCAGCCGTGAGTACTGTAAGATCTTTGCTGCTGAGGCACGAGCAGTCCCTGATTTTGGAGCGGTGCCCGA GATAATTCCTCTGTACCTGATTTATCGTCCAGCCAACAACATCCCTTATGCCACAATGGAGGAGGACCTTGGCAGGCCTTGTGAGCAGTACTGTGTCACTGAGAGAGATGGCAGCTTGGTGGCACGAGGCACCTCGGAGATTGTGCTCAAATGCTGCACCTTCCAGCATTGGGTTTATCAGTGGACAAATGGAAACATCCTTGTGACTGACATGGAAG GAGTGGGCTGGAAGTTGACCAACGTACGGATCGCTACCAATCTGAAAGG GTACCAGGGGCTGAAGGAGAGctgcttcccctccctgctggagcagttcCCGGCTGCTCACAGGTGCAATCACTACTGCAGTATCCTGGGCCTGAAGATGCTGGAGCCAGCCAAGCCCAAGGGCTCCAAGAgtccctgcctgggcaggaagTCTGCCCAGtccagcccccagctccagAAGAAGGTGCTGACAAGTCCTCAGGGCACCCGCAAGGCTTCTGTGAGCCCCAAGAGCTCCCGGAGATCTGCAGAAACAGGGGAGGCCCCAACAGCCTGCAAACCCAGGTCAGGAGAGAGCAACAGAGCTGGCTGCCCACAGtag
- the ALPK3 gene encoding alpha-protein kinase 3 isoform X1, with protein sequence MSSTRRALSGLYGRGTSHIDGAEEAESAAWASRPDRRSYLLGIRPQNSLSSSRFSPSSLGRSTFCAIISQLTEETQPLFETTIKSRAVSEDSDAKFTCIVTGYPQPEVTWYKDDEEMDRYCGLPKYEIFRHGNRHTLQLYKCREEDAGIYQASARNNKGIVSCSGVLEVGTMTEFKIHQKWFDKIKRKAEEKMQEIEQGKKRGKENVEVEKLQGMSPERLQRKRRLARDQNLRSGDSSWEKEDAAKVHVADSQSRLHKDIAETKEQPLSAMPGFPNKLVAPLKAEVTTNGDATLESGENGNNFLTYIYETVEDLATKPGAKDSAAKKKKKVEAPSAPRQEASKREESGRDRANPSANPRFAPPVPLRRNARLRAANDQEVETSPKLKEPGKAVKQDTKPNDDMYFSLKDMYFDKQVKPAAEKEEMGAKEEAGSEAALQPVAASRQAEDASLASEVLEAGPVLSEGQRGQQQEQKLEGSKEVAARVGQSPGDLKHPLSSPTKETSQQASKLEEVRKEMPDCQETRGAVKRTNPRFRPQEPPKPPARSPDHVQSGKEHPPPRKQAERHSRALEDRETQQGLLNQENKSQGGEESLLKNLTPPEPGENTPLEQIPCQTVKDGKSKEARAQLSGSHPGVRTGGSHAAEPCLGAVHREAGGTPLGHQNTQNETAAPASVPLAKEEPLPAPAVRPSVAQEALLASNRSPGMEATAGEVPSGAQLLPPASGEMEITTIDGLAPREMFSAITSEKENAKPVPIGPQGKEGGLLTATAPCQEPAASAGTWEGVSEVQPQVPLILPDPERSQEMSVEEKMQHKNLVSSLKNYLLLLLKMSDSNKDATKEDTDSGDKEQLNAGEGMIPEIGIAGLSPRTSRKVLEKVQNNQLFQTAENLPLTPRTSRRITGMINEEFVTSKEMLACRPVPPKRRTWGAPEAKGPPPLSVPSIVVGSMPPAGVAPHPSDLPPVSSEESPADPLAALPCATPEELALGARRKIYLPKPKQVGVEEVATPESLGHTRSPTVSPRQSRKNASLLHSPASAPSSPSEQCSPTLMRKMATLEVPKLYEEPAGDTIGDEEVPGDAKPEAQPAESQSTNNPFKAPQVVRKIRAEQFSDASGNLKLWCQFFNILSDSKLTWYKDEIPVAEAQRSAGDEGQAALAVVQASQKDCGVYRCVISNEYGTDSTDFLLSPEVLSGFILREEIEVGEEIEMTPMVFAKGLADAGYWGDKLFGRVVSEDMEVGAGFLRKACRARAIYGLEPVFESGRTCVIKVHNFIVFGTKNENSLIEKNYDITIQECKVQNSSREYCKIFAAEARAVPDFGAVPEIIPLYLIYRPANNIPYATMEEDLGRPCEQYCVTERDGSLVARGTSEIVLKCCTFQHWVYQWTNGNILVTDMEGVGWKLTNVRIATNLKGYQGLKESCFPSLLEQFPAAHRCNHYCSILGLKMLEPAKPKGSKSPCLGRKSAQSSPQLQKKVLTSPQGTRKASVSPKSSRRSAETGEAPTACKPRSGESNRAGCPQ encoded by the exons GGTATCCACAGCCAGAGGTGACATGGTACAAGGATGATGAGGAAATGGATCGCTATTGTGGCTTACCCAAGTATGAGATATTCCGTCATGGAAACCGCCACACCCTGCAGCTCTACAA GTGCCGAGAAGAGGATGCAGGCATTTACCAGGCCTCAGCTAGAAATAACAAAGGCATTGTGTCCTGCTCTGGTGTGCTGGAAGTGGGAACCATGACAGAGTTTAAAATCCATCAGAAGTGGTTTGACAAAATCAAGAGAAAGGCTGAAGAAAAGATGCAAGAAATAGAACAGGGCAAGAAAcgaggaaaagaaaatgtggaagTGGAGAAGTTGCAAGGAATGAGCCCGGAACGGCTCCAGAGGAAGCGGAGGCTGGCTAGAGATCAGAATCTCCGGTCAGGAGACTCTTCATGGGAGAAGGAAGACGCAGCAAAAGTGCACGTTGCAGATTCACAGTCCAGGTTACACAAGGATATTGCCGAGACAAAGGAGCAGCCACTCAGTGCAATGCCAGGCTTCCCAAACAAACTAGTGGCACCTCTGAAAGCTGAGGTGACCACCAATGGAGACGCCACTTTGGAAAGTGGGGAGAACGGGAACAACTTTCTCACGTACATCTATGAGACAGTGGAGGACTTGGCAACCAAGCCAGGGGCAAAAGACTCTgcagctaaaaagaaaaagaaggtggAGGCTCCTTCAGCACCAAGACAGGAAGCTTCTAAGCGAGAAGAAAGTGGGAGAGACAGGGCCAATCCATCTGCAAATCCCAGGTTTGCTCCTCCTGTCCCCTTACGGAGGAATGCACGTTTACGAGCAGCAAATGATCAAGAAGTGGAAACTAGTCCAAAACTCAAAGAGCCTGGGAAAGCTGTGAAACAGGACACTAAACCTAATGATGACATGTACTTCTCTTTAAAGGACATGTATTTTGATAAGCAAGTGAAGCCAGCGGCAGAGAAGGAGGAGATGGGAGCCAAGGAGGAGGCCGGGAGTGaggctgccctgcagcctgtggcagCCAGCAGACAGGCAGAGGATGCTTCACTGGCCTCTGAGGTGTTGGAGGCAGGACCTGTGCTGTCCGAGGGTCAGAGAGGCCAGCAACAAGAACAGAAGTTGGAGGGAAGCAAAGAG gtTGCAGCAAGAGTTGGACAGTCTCCTGGTGACCTAAAGCATCCATTGTCCAGTCCAACCAAAGAGACCAGTCAGCAAGCCAGTAAGTTAGAGGAGGTCAGGAAAGAGATGCCTGATTGCCAGGAGACCAGGGGGGCTGTGAAAAGGACAAATCCTCGGTTTAGGCCTCAGGAGCCACCAAAGCCACCAGCACGCTCTCCAGACCATGTACAGTCTGGCAAGGAGCACCCACCCCCCAGGAAACAGGCAGAAAGACATTCCCGTGCTCTTGAGGACAGAGAGACTCAGCAAGGACTGTTAAATCAAGAGAACAAAAGCCAAGGTGGAGAAGAGTCATTGCTAAAAAATTTGACTCCTCCAGAACCTGGAGAAAACACTCCTCTTGAACAAATCCCATGTCAGACAGTCAAGGATGGGAAGAGCAAAGAGGCAAGAGCACAGTTGTCTGGGAGCCATCCTGGTGTGAGGACAGGAGGGAGTCATGCAGCAGAGCCATGTCTTGGGGCTGtgcacagggaggcaggagggacaCCTTTGGGCCATCAGAACAcccaaaatgaaacagcagctcctgcttcagTTCCTCTTGCCAAGGAAGAGCCgcttcctgctcctgcagtgaGACCATCAGTGGCTCAGGAGGCGCTGCTGGCATCTAATAGAAGTCCAGGGATGGAGGCCACTGCAGGAGAGGTCCCATCTggagcccagctgctgcctcctgcaagTGGAGAAATGGAAATCACAACAATAGATGGACTTGCCCCACGAGAGATGTTTTCAGCCATCACTTCAGAGAAGGAGAATGCTAAGCCAGTGCCCATAGGACCtcaagggaaggagggaggactCCTGACAGCCACAGCTCCATGCCAGGAACCAGCAGCATCTGCCGGGACTTGGGAAGGAGTCTCTGAGGTTCAGCCACAGGTACCGCTGATTCTGCCTGACCCCGAGAGATCTCAGGAGATGTCTGTGGAGGAGAAAATGCAGCACAAAAACCTGGTTTCCTCCTTAAAGAACTACCTGCTGCTACTTCTAAAAATGTCAGATAGCAATAAGGATGCCACAAAAGAGGACACTGACTCTGGAgacaaggagcagctgaatgCAGGGGAAGGCATGATCCCAGAGATAGGCATTGCTGGCCTTAGCCCTCGCACCTCAAGGAAAGTTTTGGAAAAAGTACAAAACAACCAGCTCTTCCAGACAGCAGAGAATTTGCCTCTGACCCCCAGGACATCCAGACGGATCACAGGAATGATTAATGAGGAATTTGTTACCAGCAAGGAGATGCTGGCTTGCAGGCCTGTGCCACCAAAGAGACGCACCTGGGGGGCTCCTGAAGCCAAGGGGCCACCCCCACTCTCAGTACCCTCCATTGTGGTGGGCAGCATGCCTCCAGCAGGAGTGGCTCCTCATCCTTCTGATTTGCCTCCAGTGAGCTCTGAAGAAAGCCCTGCTGACCCTCTGGCAGCGCTACCTTGTGCCACACCAGAAGAGCTTGCTTTGGGGGCCCGGCGCAAAATATACCTGCCAAAACCCAAACAGGTGGGGGTGGAAGAGGTGGCAACCCCAGAGAGCCTGGGGCACACAAGAAGTCCAACTGTTTCACCACGGCAATCCAGGAAGAATGCATCCCTGTTGCATTCTCCTGCCTCAGCTCCATCCTCTCCCTCAGAGCAGTGTTCTCCAACCCTCATGAGGAAGATGGCCACGTTGGAGGTTCCTAAGCTGTATGAGGAGCCTGCGGGTGACACCATTGGTGATGAAGAGGTCCCTGGAGATGCTAAGCCAGAAGCACAGCCAGCAGAGTCCCAGAGTACAAATAACCCATTTAAAG CTCCACAGGTGGTCCGTAAGATCAGGGCAGAACAATTTTCTGATGCATCAGGAAACTTGAAACTTTGGTGCCAGTTCTTCAATATATTGAGCGATTCCAAGCTGACGTGGTACAAGGATGAGATCCCTGTAGCTGAAGCCCAAAGGAG tgctggCGATGAGGGCCAGGCAGCTTTGGCTGTTGTGCAGGCATCCCAGAAGGATTGCGGAGTCTATCGGTGTGTGATCAGCAACGAGTATGGCACAGACTCCACAGATTTCCTGCTCAGCCCAGAAG TGTTGTCAGGATTTATCCTGCGGGAAGAGATTGAAG TTGGAGAGGAGATCGAGATGACACCCATGGTGTTTGCCAAGGGTTTGGCTGATGCAGGCTATTGGGGGGATAAGCTCTTCGGGCGCGTGGTGAGCGAGGACATGGAAGTGGGTGCTGGTTTCCTGCGCAAAGCCTGCCGTGCCAGAGCCATCTACGGCCTGGAGCCTGTCTTCGAGTCCGGCCGCACCTGCGTTATCAAAGTGCACAATTTCATCGTCTTTGGGACCAAGAATGAGAACAGCCTTATCGAGAAGAACTATGATATCACCATCCAG GAATGTAAAGTCCAAAACTCCAGCCGTGAGTACTGTAAGATCTTTGCTGCTGAGGCACGAGCAGTCCCTGATTTTGGAGCGGTGCCCGA GATAATTCCTCTGTACCTGATTTATCGTCCAGCCAACAACATCCCTTATGCCACAATGGAGGAGGACCTTGGCAGGCCTTGTGAGCAGTACTGTGTCACTGAGAGAGATGGCAGCTTGGTGGCACGAGGCACCTCGGAGATTGTGCTCAAATGCTGCACCTTCCAGCATTGGGTTTATCAGTGGACAAATGGAAACATCCTTGTGACTGACATGGAAG GAGTGGGCTGGAAGTTGACCAACGTACGGATCGCTACCAATCTGAAAGG GTACCAGGGGCTGAAGGAGAGctgcttcccctccctgctggagcagttcCCGGCTGCTCACAGGTGCAATCACTACTGCAGTATCCTGGGCCTGAAGATGCTGGAGCCAGCCAAGCCCAAGGGCTCCAAGAgtccctgcctgggcaggaagTCTGCCCAGtccagcccccagctccagAAGAAGGTGCTGACAAGTCCTCAGGGCACCCGCAAGGCTTCTGTGAGCCCCAAGAGCTCCCGGAGATCTGCAGAAACAGGGGAGGCCCCAACAGCCTGCAAACCCAGGTCAGGAGAGAGCAACAGAGCTGGCTGCCCACAGtag